The stretch of DNA TCCAAACAGTAACAATATGCTCTAGTCTACACAGCTCAAAAGCGACCGTGTCCTGAAGAAACCCGAAGCCCGGCCGTTTACAAAGCTCCGCGTAAAAGCTACTGCTCGAATTCGTCTGGAACGCATGAAGAATCCGAATCCCACGGGCAATGTGGTCGACAAGTCCCGCATGGTTCACAGAAGGCATCCCCGCATCCCAAACGGCGAcgatttgaattgaaatcttttgcctcagtttttttttgcttgACTGAAACTCAACACCAACCGGATCAGGATGCATGACCAATGATGCAGCGATACACCACGAGTACTCTGATACTAGCgcccaagaacaagaagaagaatgcatcgccagaagcagccaagaaGGAGCGCATTTATCACCTCGCCTCTCGGATTCGTCCTCCCCCGCAGGACGCATCATCATCGCGCGCCCCtgtgctgctggctgctggctgctgcgccGCGCGCCCCACAAGCTCCCGCCCGCGCGTCGGCCTCGCCTCCATTGAccaccgccgcctctgctctgctctgctccacCCGGCGCGGACCacggcgccaccaccaccaccacaccagACGGCAGGCGCCCCATCCCACCCAACCCCCGGAACCGAGCCGTCCCGATCGGCCTCCGACACGCCGCTTGGCGCGACGCGCTTCGCCCACACACCCTCCACGCAGGAGAATTGAAGGGCTCCGTTCTTTCCCCCCCACCCAACGGCTCCCGTAAGCATCGTACTGACAGTGGTTAGATCTCTGATGACGGGAGTAAATTTTCGATGCTGCATTGGAGCCTTTCGATTCGAGCTGATCGGGGCTCGGCAGCGGCAGCTGACATGCCACGGAGAAGCCTCCGACTTTTTCCGCGGGGAGCTCGGCGTCGCGCCATCATCTCGCGCTGCCTAGTCGACCGATCATCGATCAGTGGTGGTTGCCGGACATCCTGGATCGTGAAGGAACCATAACTGTTCGGCTCGGGGGCTTGGGTTTTCTGCGAACCATGTGTGCCCTGCGGTGGTTGAGCAAAGCTTCAGCCGTAACCTAATCCAGTGGAAGAAGCTCCACACTGATGGTTATCtaagcatcatcatcatcatccatgTACCACCAATCCAAATATCCATGAACAAGGGACACAATTTCATCTGTAATCTGTCGATCTCCACAGATAATGGAGGGCTAGGAAAATGAGCAAAAAATGGCATTTGATGTCCTCCAGAAGCATATTAGGTGAGGCCATGCATAATAGGGTGACTTGTGAGTAAGGTGGGCCCCACGTGGCAGGCGCACCATCATGCCTCCCACTGCTGCATAATTTCCCCCGCTCGCTTACATCATCACTCATCACAGCTCACATCCTAATGCTGGCACTTCACAGTTCGCACCCCCACCAAATCCGAATTCCCCACGCCCGCCTGTATATAAGCCTGCACCCCAAGTACACAGAGGCGCGATACAGAGAGGCAGAGGAGAGGCACCCTCTCAAGCCTCAAAGGCTTCACGAGACCTCCCCTCTGCTGccatctcctctcctcccctcctctcctctgctgctgctgtgtgtgTGCAAGAAACCCCAAGGGAGAGGTGAAAGCAAGAGGCTAGGCTTCCTCGACGGAGATGGGGGCGCAGAGGTACAGGTTCTTCTTCTGCGGGTGCGGCGCcaatgcggcggccggcgaccgtGAGGGCGACGACGACGGGGATTTCGGCGCGTTCGGGGAGAAGGCCGAGAAGGGGGCCGAAGCCGGCCCGCGGGGGCTGTCGTGGGCGCAGGTGGAGGCGATGACCGGCGGGTTCACCTCCGCCGTGGTCGGCGAGGGCGGGTTCAGCACCGTGTACCTCGCGCGCCTCTccggcgcgctcgccgccgtcaaGGTCCACCgcagcagcgagcgcctccACCGCGTGTTCCGCCAGGAGCTCGACGCGCTCCAGCGCGTCCGGCACCCGCACATCGTCCGCCTCCTCGCCTTCTGCGAGCAGCAAGGTTAGTTGGTGCCCCGCGCTCTGTCTCCTCCTGTCTCCCTTCGAGCGACCTGTACCGGCGAGCGGGCGTGCTGAAAGGTTTCTGCTCTCGTTCGATTTGCAGAGGAAGGCGTGCTGGTGCTCGAATTCGCGGCGAACGGGAACCTGCACGAGCGGCTCCACGGCGGGGGCAAGGCGGCGGGGGCTATGCCGTGGGCGCGGCGGGTGTCGGTGGCGCTGCAGGTGGCGCGGGCGCTCGAGTACCTGCACGACCAATGCGAGCCGCAGGTGGTGCACGGCGACGTCAAGGCCTCGAACGTGCTCCTGGACGCGTCCATGGCCGCCAAGCTCTGCGACTTCGGGTCGGCGCGGATGGGGttctccgccgccgtccgcccgcgGCCGTCGGCGCGCACCATGCTGGGCTCCCCGGGCTACGTCGACCCGCACTACATCCGCTCGGGCGTGGTCACCAAGAAGAgcgacgtgtacagcttcggcGTCCTGCTCCTGGAGCTCCTCACGGGGATGGAGGCCTTCTGCGCGGCGGAGGGCCGGCTCCTCACCGCCGTCCTCGCGCCGCGGCTCAGGGCAGACTGCGACGCGCGCGGGCTGGTCGACGAGCGCCTCGGCACCGCCTAcgacgccgccgaggccgccgcggtggcggcgctcgccgcggcctGCGTCGGCGAGAACCCCAGCCTCCGGCCGTCCATGGCCGACGTGGTGCGCACCCTGGAGCAGGGCGCGCAGGGATCCATCTCCGCCGTCGGGAGGGGATCGAACGGCCACGGGAAGGTCTGAGTCACCAGGCGGGGGAAGTCGTCGCTCGCCCCGAGGCGCTCAGATCTGGCATTCTGGATTGCCGAGTTGTTAACTTGCGGCGGTGAAGTGCGTGCGCCCGCACACGTGGCGCCCGGCTACTGGTTGCTAGGAGAACAAAGCGTTGTTAGTGGGCGAGCATATCAAAAAGAACgcctcaaaaaaaaaggagagaaaagagaTTATTTAGGGGAAAAGATTTGGAGGAGATAAAAAGGCGACTACTCCTAGCTAGGCCAGGGTTCGTGTGCTAATGGGGAATTTCAATCATATTAAGCCAAAGTGGGCATCGATCTGGGGGAGACAAAAAAAGAATGGATCGTACATCGCACGATTCTAAGATTTTGTTGATTCTTGAtttcttttgttattttttGTAAAGTACAATGTGTGCTCTTGGCTCATTCGCTCTTGTTGTTCAAACTTTGTCCGTTGTTGTTTTTACTTATAATTTAGCTAGATTTCAACTTGTATT from Panicum virgatum strain AP13 chromosome 9K, P.virgatum_v5, whole genome shotgun sequence encodes:
- the LOC120648437 gene encoding salt tolerance receptor-like cytoplasmic kinase 1 is translated as MGAQRYRFFFCGCGANAAAGDREGDDDGDFGAFGEKAEKGAEAGPRGLSWAQVEAMTGGFTSAVVGEGGFSTVYLARLSGALAAVKVHRSSERLHRVFRQELDALQRVRHPHIVRLLAFCEQQEEGVLVLEFAANGNLHERLHGGGKAAGAMPWARRVSVALQVARALEYLHDQCEPQVVHGDVKASNVLLDASMAAKLCDFGSARMGFSAAVRPRPSARTMLGSPGYVDPHYIRSGVVTKKSDVYSFGVLLLELLTGMEAFCAAEGRLLTAVLAPRLRADCDARGLVDERLGTAYDAAEAAAVAALAAACVGENPSLRPSMADVVRTLEQGAQGSISAVGRGSNGHGKV